The genomic segment CATCGTCGATACCGCGGTCTTGGCCGGGTCCTTCAACACACTTGCCACGGCCCTCAAGGCAGCGGGCCTGGTCGCCTCGTTGAAGGGCAAAGGCCCTTTCACCGTATTTACGCCGATGGACGAGGCATTTGCGAAATTGCCCAAGGGCACCGTGGAGGGACTCCTGAAGGACCTCCCGAAGCTCCGGTCCGTTTTGAAGTACCCTGTGGTTCCGGGAAAACGGATGGCTGCCGACGCGGCTTGACAGTAGAATCAGGGCCACGGAGACCTGACGCATGAAACGCAGAACGGTCTGTCTGAACTCGACGGTTTTTCTCGCGGTGTTTGGCGGCGCCCAGGTGGCCTCGGCCCATTTGCCGATCTTCGACGACGGCACGGCCGTGGACGCTGAGCACGCCCTGGTCGTCTCGGACATCGGCCTCTCGCAGGTCGTTTACCACGAGGTGACAGAGCCGGTGCAGCCGCTGTGGATCGCGTTTGATGCGGTGGCGGGACAGGAGCTCTACTTCAACCCGGGCGTGCCGGCCATCGATCGCTTGAAGGACTATCGGCCCGCGTTCGCGCTCGTCGGGCCTGGGTTGCCCGCGGCGACCTTGCCGTTCACCATCCCTGGCGGTGATGGAGCCAAGATCTACCCGACGACCGACATCACTGATCCCGAGTTCTTCCATGAGCCGTTCAGCGGAACCGACTCCTGGATCCTCTTTAAAGAGATGGTGACGCTGCCGCAGTCCGGGCGATACTACCTGGTCGGCTACGTGCCCACTGGCCAGCCGGGTAGGTTCTGGGTCGCGATCGGCAAGCGGGAGGAGTTCGGGCCCGATGCCACTGCCACGCTCCCGCAGGACATCGCCCAGGTCCGTTCGTTTCACGAGTCGAGCGCCACCACCGCTCCCTGCTTCCTGATTCCGGTGGCGTTCGTGGGAACATTTTACGGTGTCCGTTTCATTTCGCGACGAAGGACGGCATCGAGCTCTTCAGAGCGTCCAGCATAAGCAGCGATGGCGGGTTCCCTCGCTTCTAAAAACGAGATGCAGGAGACAGCATTATGTTCTTAAAGATTCTACTGATTCCCATGCCGGTAGTTACACTGGTCATTGGATGCGGGGCGTTTTATCCCCCGCTGGATGTGGTCGAGTCTGTGGATCTGACCCAGTACGCGGGCAAGTGGTATGAGATTGCCCGTTATCCCACGTTTTTCCAGGCCGCCTGTGCGAGTTCCACAGCGGAGTACACCGCGCGCGACGACGGCAAGATCGGTGTATTCAACACCTGTCTCGCCGCAGACGGCACCACGGTTTCGACCATCGAAGGCGTTGCCGAAGTTGTCGATGCGTCCACCAACGCCAAGCTTGTGGTGAGCTTCCCGAACGTGCCGATCCCCGGACCATATTGGATCATTGAGCTCGACCCGGCGTACCAGTATGCGGTTGTCGGCGATCCGTACCGTTCCACGCTGTTTATCCTCAGCCGCACACCCACCTTGGACCAGACGACGCTCGATGGCATTCTGAACCGTTTGCCCAGCCAAGGTTACGACCCCGGGCGACTGATTTACGATGCGCCGGTTACTGCGCAATAGGGCTCCGCTCATGACCTACCAGATCACTGACGAGTTGTGCGCCGCACCGATTCCTGCGCCGGGCGCCTCGCATCGTGGATCACGAGCCCCAGCAGAGCAGCTCTTGAGGTTGCCTCTGCGATTGATCATTCGCTGCAGTCGGTTGTTCCGAGAAAGGAGGTTTCAAATGATGACGTCGGTTCGTCAGGTCTTGAGACGTACAGCAGCGGTTGCCAGCTGCCTATTCTTTGTTGGATGTACGAATCCGACTGGATGCTCGAATCCGCTCCCCTGGCCGGAGAGTCCGCTGTATGAAACGCCGACCAACGATCCGGATTGGGTCGCACCCGCCAGCAAGGAAGAGGCCATGGCGGCCATGGCGGGACATTATGCCCACTACGACATTGTTGCCTACGAGGGCGAGACGGTTAATGGCCTGCTATCCTCTTTCATCGTCTCGTACGGCTTCACGGACCTGGTCATCGAAGACGGAGAACTGGTCGCGTACGACCGCTTCTGCCATGCCGAGTATATCGCCAACCAGCCCTTCGACACGATCTTCTCGGATGCAGCCACACAGGCAATTCAGCCTCCTGGTGCAATCGTCGACGTGTATGAGGAGAATGGCGTATGGAGACTCTACCGTCCCCCGACGCCGACGCTCAACGGCATTGACGGTGACCCGAGCGTGCCGCTTTCGATGGACCGCAATGATCCCCTGTTGAGCGACGACGACAACGACGGAAAGCCGGGGGTGACTGTGTTCGTGAGGTTGTTCGGCTTCATCGAGGGAGAGATCTATATCGCCCGGCGCGAGATATTCCAGAACGATTTGACGCTCTTCTCCGATGGTAGCCTGCGAGGCAACGTCATCGACGACTCGGAACAGCTCGTGATTGGAGCATCGCTCGCGATTCTGGACACGCCCAACAACCCGCCCCAGAGGCGCGATCCCGGCCTGAATCCGATCGTTCTGATTCCGATTCCCGCCGACCTCGACACCTGTGAAGAACTCATGGCGAATCGTGATTCACTGTTTCCTCCTGAGCCTGAATTCTAACGGATATGTGAATCGAGCATAAGTGAACAGCATACATCATGCTATTGTGGCTCAACTCCTGTCGGCGAGTATGCGGGGGTGAATGTCATAACCCGCGTACCCGGAGCGTCCAATGCCGCGATGCCGCTCGAAGTTGATGCTGCTTTTCGACAGGCCGCCAGAGAATTCAATTTCGCCTATGAGGACATGTGTATCACGGATCAGTCCCAATGCCCTCCCGTAACGGCGGAAGAGGAGGTGCAGGACTGGGTCGATGGGTTGTGAGCGGTGGTCAAGTGGCAGGCCGCTCAAGAGCTGGCGAGACAATTGGTGTCCATTGAACGAACCGCATGGCCAGCCAAATTCGTGATGTCGGGGATTCAGGCAGATGTTGTGGCAGAGGCCGGCGCGCTGAGAATCGGAGGTGAGCAGGTGTTGGCAACATCGTACTGTTCGTCACCGCTGAAGTTGGGCCTGTTGAGTATCCCGCTGTTGCTTGTGGCTTCCTGTGCCCAGAGCCGGCCGGCTGTGCCGTCCAATGCTTCGGTACCTCAGCAGGAGCCGACCATGGCCAAGCCTTTCTGGATTCGCGAGGCAAAACTCCCCGAGGGTTTTCCGCTACCCGGGCCGGTGGGCACAGTGGTCATCAAGGAGTACCCGTCTTACCGGATGGCTAGGTTCGCCGCTTGGGAAGGGCAGCCGGCCCATCAGGACACGATGTTCTGGCCGCTGTTCAAGCACATTCAGCGAAACAACATTGCGATGACCGCACCGGTCGAGATCGGCTACCCCGCTGCACTCGCGACCCGGCCCGACGCTGCTGATCGGGCGGAGCCGGTGTCCATGGCCTTCTTGTATCGGCAGCCTACGCTGGGCACGACCGGCGCCGACCAAGCCGATACCCGCGTCGTCGTCGTGGACGTGCCGGCGATGACCGTCCTGTCGGTCGGGATGCGTGGCGACTACACGAAAAGCCGTCTGGCCAATGCCCTCGGCCTCCTCGCCAAGTGGATGGCTGAGAACCCAGGCTGCGTAGAGGTCGTCGGAAAACCGCGATACCTCGGCTACAACAGTCCCACGGTGCCGAGCTTCCTCCGTTATGGCGAGGTCCAGTTGCCCGTTCGCCATCTGACCCAGTCCAGTCAGCCCACACCAACGCAGCCGTGACTACCACAGTCCTCCGGCCACAAATCGCTTACCGCCATGTGCCAAGCCCTCTCTCACGACGGACAGCCTTCCGAGCTGGATGTCATCAAAAACAGCGTCAAGGAACACACGACACACTACCCACATCGAGGCGTCTTCCCTCGCAGGTCAAGGCCATACGCCCGCACCATCCGCTGGCGGGAGCGTGGTTGACTCCGGGCAGGTCAGGTGGCCAAGGCCGATGCGCTTGGTGACCTTCATGAACTCCACACGAACCTTCGTTTCCTTGGTGGCCCCAGCGTCCTTCCAGACGGACCGGCCGATCTGTCTCGCTTCCAGCCGAGTCAACGGTCCGGCCTGCCGAGCCTGAGCAGCTTCGATTCGACGAGCCGCCTCTTGTTCGAGCTGAAGCATGGAACGGTCGGTCAAGGGCACCCGGTTCTTTCCGTTTATGACGCCTCGACGAAGAATGACCGGCCCCGTCTTGCGATCGCCGATGCACTTCCGCAGCACCTGAGCAACTTCGGGGAGCAACGGCACGTCCCGGAGATTCCGGGTCTTGATCTGCCAGTACAGCCGTGGCTTGTTGGTGATTCGGATCACGTTGTTGTCCAGGTCGACATCGTTGTCGATGAGCAGGTGGCACAGTTCCCCCACCCGCAGGCCGGTGAAGGCGAACAGGAAGAACACGCAGAACTGCCACTCGTCGCAGCCCTTGAAGAACTCTCGCTCCTGGTCAGGTATCATCGGGCGAATCGGCTTGGCGTCTTCGACCGGCATTCGTTCGATGGCCAGGCTGGTGAACGGGTTGGGGGCATACGCCGGCAGGTGACGTTGGTCGCGGGCGAAATTGAACAAGGCTCGTGCGGTCTCCAACGTGAAGATCACGCCCTTGTCTCGCATGGTTCGCTTGGTGGCACCCTTGCAGCCGTTGGGCGAGACCTTGGCCGTACGCAGGTGCCGGACGAACTGCTCGGCCATGCCGCTGTCGAAGCGGTCGGCCCGCAGTCCCGGGTGATTCGCCTCGATGAACCGTTTGAGGTGTTCGATCGCCGTTCGATACCGATTCACGGTGTTCACCGCCGACCGGCGAACGTGCTCATGGTGGTCGAGCCACTTTGCGATCATCGCCGTCACGGCGATCGGCTGGAACGCGAGCATGGTCGGAACGTCGTCGGCCAACTGGGCGTTGATCTTCGCCGCGACGGCCAGCGCCTCCTCGCGACTCGTGCCCACCGGCCGACGGACCGGCTTGTAGTCCCGGTGGTAGAGCCAGAACCGACCCCCACGCTGATACACGGTGACGCGGCCGACACGGCGGCGTCAGACCTTCTTGGAAGAGGCCATTCCAGAGAACCTCCCGTGCACAAATGTGCACAAACGGGAGACCCCTGAAATCGCTAATGCTTATTTGGCAATCACTTATGATTGCCGAAGGCATGAAAAACGGAGAGGGGGGGATTCGAACCCCCGGTGCACTTGCGCGCACACTGGTTTTCGAAACCAGCTCGATCAGCCACTCCGACACCTCTCCGAAACCGGATGCTCGCGTGGCGCAGGGACGTCGACGGCTGCACCTTTCATCGACCAACATGGCCCTCAAGTCACGGGGAAACGTGAGTCGGCCATAACCAACGGAGCGGTTGGCTGGGGCTCCGGAACTGGGCGATACTGGACTCGAACCAGTGACCTCTTGCATGTCGAGCAAGCACTCTAGCCAACTGAGCTAATCGCCCAAACCCATACGCAATAAGTGGTTACGTTCTTCTGCGGTTGTCAAGACCACGTCAAGAGACACCACCCCCGCCACCCGGATCCGGCTCCCTCCAATGCCGCCATGGGCACCGGGAACGGCATTCTAAGCTCCGAGGTCGGGACTCGTCAAGCCGACTATGCTCCCCCATGGGTGACGCCGCGGGGACCCGCCGGGGCCGTGCCGGCCTACAGGCGTCACGCCAAGGTGGCCGCGACGGACGGGGTGTAACGAGTCAGGCTCACTGCACCATGCCCAATCCCCCGGTCGGATCCACGAGTGCCCCGCTGCCGACGTGGCGTTCATCGGCCGCCGTTGCCAGCTGCCCGCCGAGTCGAAGCCGGGCCCCGCCCCCAGAGCCCAACGGAACCCGCGAGGACCTCTGAGCCTCCCTTAGCCCCCTACTCCGAAGACGAGGCCGAACGCTGTCCGAGGCACAGTCTCCTGGCCACGATCGCTCCGGTGGCAGCGTCTCGGCCGTAGCCGTCGGCTCCGATCTGATCGGCGAACTCCTGGGTCACCGCCGCACCACCCACGATGATGACGGGCACGGGATCGACTTCACTCTTCAGGTACCGGATCACGGAGTCCAGTTGCACAATCGTCGTGGTCAGGAGTGCACTCATGGCGACGAGCTGCACGGGGCGTTGCCGGCAGGCAGCGGCGAACTTCTCCGCAGACACATCCACGCCGAGATCGACCACTTCGAAGCCCGCGCCCTCCAGCATCATGGCGACGAGGTTTTTGCCGATATCGTGCAGATCCCCCTTGACCGTTCCGACGACCGCCGCGGCGGCCGGCTGGACGCCCTGCTGGACGAGATGCGGGCGAAGCTCCTCCATGCCGGCTTTCATGGCCTCGGCGGCGATCAGCACCTCGGGCACGAAGAACTCACACTCACGGAATCGGCGGCCGACCTCAGCCATGCCCAGCTGCAACCCCTCGACCAGGACCTCTCTGGCGGGGATACCTTGTTCGAGGGCCTGTCCGATCAATCTGGGAATGCCCTCATCGTCACCCCGGATGACACTGGCCGCAATACTGCCCAACACGCCCATGCTGTGTTCCTCCGACAGAGTCGATAGTCGGGATTATAGCCGAGGGCACCTGCTTTCCTGCAAAGGGCAGCCGCATGCAGGCCGGACAGCGAGCGAGAGTGTCTCACCCGCCACACCGTCCTGCGGAACGTCCGGTGGGTTCTCACGTGCCTTGGCGGGATCGACGTTCTGAGCCTGGGCGGGCACGCGCAGCCGCCGAACCGAGAGCCCGGCGTGGGACCCGCACCGACCGAAAAGAGAAGAGAGGAACATCACTCTGCGATCTCGCCTGAGGATCGGCGAGGGCCAGAAAATCACCCTGACACCATTTTTGGGGCCAGTCTTTCCTGGATCTTCCCGAAGATCTCGCTCACCTCGGGACTTTTTTGGAGAACCGCTCGGGCGAACTCCGTCTCCGCAAGGGAATCGATGCACCAGAGTACAGCCACCTTGGTGGCCGTATCCTGATCATGCCAGTGCTCCACCAAGTACTTCATGGTGATGAGGTGGACCAGCAAGGTTCGATCGACCGCTCGGGCGCGCTCCAGGGTCTGTCGGATGTAGAACCGCTGTCGGGCATCCAACTGATCCAGAGACTCCCTCAGAACGTTCAGGCTGGAGACGGACTGGGCGGAGAGGATGTCCTCCACATGGCGAACGATATGCTGCAGCTTCTGCAAGGAACACCCCCTTGGGTCGCGTCTCCGGTCGTTCACTGCTGCCAAGCCTGGGGCGCCGGGCCATGTACCGGTCACGCCGCCGTTCTGAAGGGCCGTCATGTCCAAGCCGAACAGTCCCGCCTCTGGCGTACCCGCCGATGGCACCGGCGAGGGGCCCCGGTCGTGGCCGGGTATTCGAATCATCGAATGAAAAGCGTAGGGTCGCCATGACCCATGAGGGCCATTGTCTTGGAAGCTGTCGGGCCAGACGCCATCACCACGACCGCAGCGGCCTCTTATGAGACGCCCTCCCGGCGCGACATCCGCGAGGGTCCGGCCTACCCGCAGGCCCTCGGAGCGGGACACGTCCGTTGCGGCGATGAGAACCTGGCGGGTCCACGGTACGCGGAGACAGCAGCGCAGCACAGGACGTCGGAACCGTCGGCCCGGGGCTCGAATTGGTGCCACACTTGAATGCCATTCCGCGTACAGGGAGGATCGATGACGTTTCGGGACCTCCGGCTGCGACCGCAAACCCATTGACAGACGGTTATTGTGTATTAGGATGGACTTACCGGGACAGAAGCAACTGATCCGGCCGGCGGTTGTCGGCCGCTCGGCGGTCGCGACGGGCAGACTGACCCGCGGGGCCTGCAGTGCCGAACCGACTACGTTGGCGGTGGGGGCTGTTCGTGAGGGAGCGGTTGTTTGCCGACCGCAGCTGACACGGATTTCATTCCGCGTGCGATCGCGGCTTGAGATTAAATCGGCAGCTCTGTGGCTACGATTGCGGCATACCAAGCGGAGGTAGAACCCATGTCGCCGGGACGAGACGCTCGCGGGGGGAAGCAACGGTACGTCGATGACAAGAATGTGCTGCTTGCCGAGCTCACGGAGAGGGGGAGCAACAGAAAAGAGATCCTCAAGGTCATTAACGTCAGCGCTCAGGGGGCGGCGCTGTGCGGCAAGAACAAGGATGACCACCCTGAGGTTCGAGCGGAGCTGGGTCTGATCAACAAGGGCCAGATCCGCATGTGGATGACCAATGGCAAATCGCGCGGCCCGATCGACATGGGGGAGTACAGGGTGGTGAGGCAGTGGAAAACCGGGCCCATTCCGGGGATCGGGATTTCTGCAGACCCGGTCAACAACAAGTGGGTGCGTTATTGCCGGTCGCAGGAGTTCGCTGAGGGGCTCCGGCGCCCGCCCGGCAACAACCAGCCCCGCCCCTGACGACACGCGATCGCGGATCGGGCTTGTGGCTGCAGGTCAGCGAGCGTTCGCTGCGCCCTCGCGAGCGGGGATTCGGAACGCGGCTGGCCGTCCGAGCGGGCCTGTCCGAAGCCATCCTTGATCCTTGCGGTTGATGGCCAACAACGACCATCAGCGATGTCCCGTGCCTTTGTCGACGCGAGCGGTTACGAGCAGGGGCCAGGTCTGGGGTTGAGATCCGGATGCAGCCGGGCATCCGGTCGACCCGAGCCGCGATCATCGCCCTGCCGGCGGCGGTCGCTGCTGTGGGCTGGCCGAAGGTCTCAGCACGGGTAGACTACTCCCCTTTGGTCAGGACGCCGGTGGTCGACCTCAAGGGTCGCGGGTTGCGATCGAGTTGTGGAGAGTGGTGAATCCCGCGGATGGCTCTGGGGGGCTGATCTCGAGGACCGAGGGAAGACGGGGAGACGCAGATGGGACCGCACAAACCGACGGGCTGGAACACCTGGGACTTTCGCGGCTTCAACCGGATGGTGTTTCTTCGGAACGGCAAGACCGAAGTGGTCGTGCAGTATGCGATCTGGGACGAGCATGTTCCGCCCCCCAGTCCCGACAGCCGCAAGCTCGGTCATCTGCATGACACCTTGCGGTGGAGTGATGTCCGAAAGCTGGGGCCACACGGACCGCTGGGTCTTCCGGCGCGACTCGAGTTCGCGATCGGAGAGAGCGTCTACCGGGCTGAGGCGACTGACACGGATGGCGAACTGCGGCTCACCGTTTCACCGCTGGGTGTGAGCGGACACCGGGTCGTTTTTCTGTTGCTGGCTCCGGTGGGCGAGACGGTCAGGGTCAAGTCGGCCACAAGCGGGAGTTTTGCCCACTGGCGGGTGAGTCTCGAGAACGCGACCTGGCCCACGGACTACTTCCTGAACATCGCCGAACCTTATGCGGCAGGCAAGCCGGGCCGCTTGGCCACGCTGATCCTGACACCGAGCAAGGTGACGCGGGCCTTGGCGGGGTCCTTTGAAGCTTATGAGCGGACCGCGCTGGCCGGGCGCGGTGAACTGGCCGACGCCCCGGAGGCCATGATGCACGCGGTCTCGTGGAACACGCTGTATGACACGCGGCGGGGTCTGCTGAGCTCACCGGTCAGCCGGGACTGGTGTTACGACTGGCGCGGCGTGCTCGTGTTCTGCTGGGACACGTTCCTTGTTGGCACCATGGTATCGAGCGAATCGCGGCAGTTAGCCCGATCGAATTTCGAGGCGGTGACCGCGGCGATCGAGGAGTTTGGCATGGTGCCCAACTACTTCATGGCTCACGGGGCGGTCTCGATGGATCGCTCGATGCCCCCCCTGGGCGCCTACATGATCTGGAAGACCGAGCAATTCAGCCCGGACCTCGAGTGGGTCAAGGGGATCTATCCTCGGCTGCGGAAATGGCACACCTACTGGATGACCCATCGCGACGGCAACGGCGACGGTCTGCTCGAATGGGGTACCGACGCGACGCCCCGGTACGAGTTTCCGCAGCTGCTCCCCTACAATCCATCGCTGCAGCACACTGCCAAGTGTGCGATGTACGAGAGCGGGCTGGACAACTCGCCGATGTACGATGACGTGCCGTTCAACGAGAAGGCGAACACCTTCGAGCTGGCCGACGTTGGACTGAACAGTTACTACGCGATGGACTGCGAGGCCCTGGCCCGGCTGGCCGAGCGGCTTGGCAGGCCCAAGGAAGCGGCCGCCTATCGGAAGGAATACGAGGCGGTCCGCGAGCGGATCAACGCGCAGTTGTGGGACGAAGAGCACGGCTTGTACGCCAACCGGCACTGGGACGGGCGGTTTTCGAGGCGGTGGTCGCCGACTTCCTTCTTCCCACTGATCGCCGGCGTGGCCGACCCGAGCCGTGGGGAGCGCATGGTCAAGGAGCACCTGCTCAACGAGAAGGAGTTCTGGGGCAGATATGTCGTGCCGGCCATCGCCCGAACCGACCCGGCCTACCCGGACAACGACTACTGGCGCGGGCGGATCTGGGGCCCGTTCAATTTTCTGCTGGCCGAGGGCCTGCGGCGGTATCGCATGGATGACGTGGCGGCGGAACTGGCTGGCCTCGGGTTGACGATGTTCATGGAGAACTGGCGTAAGGACGGTGGTGTCTATGAGAACTACAACGCCGACACCGGCGCGGGCGGCGACGTCTGGAACGCGGCCCGGCTCTACCACTGGGGTGGGCTGATGGCTTTCATCGCTA from the Phycisphaerae bacterium genome contains:
- a CDS encoding lipocalin family protein, with amino-acid sequence MFLKILLIPMPVVTLVIGCGAFYPPLDVVESVDLTQYAGKWYEIARYPTFFQAACASSTAEYTARDDGKIGVFNTCLAADGTTVSTIEGVAEVVDASTNAKLVVSFPNVPIPGPYWIIELDPAYQYAVVGDPYRSTLFILSRTPTLDQTTLDGILNRLPSQGYDPGRLIYDAPVTAQ
- a CDS encoding heme-binding protein, translating into MAKPFWIREAKLPEGFPLPGPVGTVVIKEYPSYRMARFAAWEGQPAHQDTMFWPLFKHIQRNNIAMTAPVEIGYPAALATRPDAADRAEPVSMAFLYRQPTLGTTGADQADTRVVVVDVPAMTVLSVGMRGDYTKSRLANALGLLAKWMAENPGCVEVVGKPRYLGYNSPTVPSFLRYGEVQLPVRHLTQSSQPTPTQP
- a CDS encoding tyrosine-type recombinase/integrase, with translation MYQRGGRFWLYHRDYKPVRRPVGTSREEALAVAAKINAQLADDVPTMLAFQPIAVTAMIAKWLDHHEHVRRSAVNTVNRYRTAIEHLKRFIEANHPGLRADRFDSGMAEQFVRHLRTAKVSPNGCKGATKRTMRDKGVIFTLETARALFNFARDQRHLPAYAPNPFTSLAIERMPVEDAKPIRPMIPDQEREFFKGCDEWQFCVFFLFAFTGLRVGELCHLLIDNDVDLDNNVIRITNKPRLYWQIKTRNLRDVPLLPEVAQVLRKCIGDRKTGPVILRRGVINGKNRVPLTDRSMLQLEQEAARRIEAAQARQAGPLTRLEARQIGRSVWKDAGATKETKVRVEFMKVTKRIGLGHLTCPESTTLPPADGAGVWP
- a CDS encoding corrinoid protein, which gives rise to MGVLGSIAASVIRGDDEGIPRLIGQALEQGIPAREVLVEGLQLGMAEVGRRFRECEFFVPEVLIAAEAMKAGMEELRPHLVQQGVQPAAAAVVGTVKGDLHDIGKNLVAMMLEGAGFEVVDLGVDVSAEKFAAACRQRPVQLVAMSALLTTTIVQLDSVIRYLKSEVDPVPVIIVGGAAVTQEFADQIGADGYGRDAATGAIVARRLCLGQRSASSSE